The genomic DNA ATTAACTGAATTCTGATTAATGGGCTTAAGAGTTTAGGCAGGCATAAACTAATGTAAGCATCATAATAAGTGTCAGGAAACTTCTGTCTCCATTGCTGAAATTTCAACAGGATATTCCTGATGTTGCAAAAATCTGCATGCACATCTTCACAGATTTTCTTACTCTCCTGTAAGATATCACCTGTGGATAAAATACATTTGTATATAgagaaatattacaaaaaatataCATGGATGCACAAACTAAAACAGTATATGCATAGACAGCACACAGAGGATGTACTCATGTGATAAACTGCTTTTTTCCATGAACCGTTGACAATTCCTCTTCTCTGTCTCTGCTAGAATTTATTCTATTATTCCAACTCCCTGAGGCGCTTCTAacacagggctgggcaaactacggcccgggggccacatctggccctttagattttttaatctggccctcaagttCCTGCCAGAGAGCGGGATGTGGCCTTTACCCGCTCCAGCACTTCAActaggggcttgccctgctccatgcGTGGAGTTGCTCTGCACGGCTCccggaaacagcagcatgtccccactcctgcTCCTATATGTAGGGAGAGCCGGGGGcgccgcatgctgcccccaccccaagcgccgccctcgcagttcccattggaaccgcggccaatgggagtgtaggagctggaggggggacatgctgctgcttctggaagctgcttgaggtaagtgccgcctggagtctgcacccctgacctcctcctgtgccccaactccctgccccagccctgatccccctcccagcttTGGTCCCAGCCCGGAACACCTTCCTGGACCCTCAACCCCTCATCtccggccccactccagagccagtACCTCCAGCAGGAGCCCTCACCCGCCTGCACCCGAACCCCCAATTTtagtgagcattcatggcctgccatacaatttccatacccagatgtggccctcgggcaaaaaagtttgcctacccctgttctaacagttgatctttatttttaaaattctctcccCCAAAAGATATGAACCTTCCCCACcgctcaaaataaaaaaaaaaaaaaaaattatattggcACAAAATTCAGGACAGACAAGGTTCAGTCTAAAACTAGCAGCAGATGTAAATGATCAATATCTTGCAAGCTCTCTACCAAAAACCAGTGGAGAGATAGATCCACAGCTATTCAATGCAGGATTTGCTTCTAACCTTAGAAGGACTCAAAATTTCAGACTTTAAAACCACAATGTGATtattagattaaaaaaactatttttaaagcgCTGTAAGTTAGTTGTACTTTTCCTCTCACTCTAAAGCCTGCGCATCTGTACTCAAGGTGATTAGAGAAGCCTAATTTtaaacagaggaagaaaaacCCAACAAAATAGTCTCTACAGagctgtaaaaaaaattttttttaaataagcagcaTACAAAATACATGGTAGTGTGGCATCAGATTTTGTCAGAATTCTTTTGGGATAACATATAATTCACTTATGGCTTCACTGAATGCACGAAATGTGGCCATCCCAAACGCATACTGACAAAACCAATATGCCCCAACACACCACTGTACGTTCTCCATATTctcaccaataaaaaaaaaaatattaatttaagaaTCAAAACTGCTCCAGTGTATTTCCTCACTGTAAGTGCATGACTCAATTTTCAATTTATGTATACTAATTTAAAGACATtctttttcaaaagcaacttaTCTTGACCTTAGAAATATGTAAGGACTTTGCTCATTACAAGGCAGTTACTGACCTTTGTTTTTCTGGAAATCAGTCTTCTCTGCTGCAGACAGCTCATCATCACTGGACATGCCCTCATGGTGATCAGATTTCCCCAAACTCTCTCTTGCTTGCCTTCTGCATGTCCTATATTTTGTAATGAACTCACATTAGAGACCCTTCAGCATATTTATATCTAAGAGAGAAAACTTTTATGAAGGCAGattattttacaataaaagtGAAGAGAGAAAAGAGTATGCAAAAGGAAATATAATCAGCACTGACCAACAGAGCAAAAACagatattttgtaataaaatagagctaaaaagaaatggaaaatttatataaaatggtTTTGAAAACTGGGATTAAAAATATCAGGACACTTATCACTGGGGATGTGTGTACCCAGTAAGATCTTCTAATCTTTCCTTCATTAGCTTCTACCCCCACTTCACTCCCAGCTTTCCCAacatctcccaccccaccctcaatATTGAACTTCAAGTTTAGTTATCTCTGTGCTGGACCATGTTACAGTATTTCTTTTAATTGAGAGCTCTGGTGCATAATTGGGTCTGATACCATAAATCACAGAGCTCATAAGATTTAGAATTGGAACACCCAAGACTTCATTGCACAACAGACCACATAAAAATTCAGAGATGTAGTTGAGTTCCAGTTCAACTATAAACACAGAAAGGGGTCACATCAGGCTGCAGATTTCAGAACCCATATATCTGCTTCTGGAAAATGCTCAGTTGTTTAcatgaaaataaatcttttacaGCAATGTAATACTTTTACTTATCACTTAACTGTGATATTTAGTACAGTAAGCAGCTTAATTTAGGTATTTTTCATCTATTTTAGTTCCAAAGACAAGGTCTCTTCAATGTGCACTAGACTCAAGTCATTACCTTATTTTATTGCACTTCAGTAAAATACAAGTTTCTTTTGCTCATTTTACATGCTTTCAAATACTTGCTAATAAATTATTGTTTTTCAAACAGAAAGGTCCTCTACAATGATAGTAGTCTAGGATAGAACATTAGATCAAGAACATTTCTTATGAGCTAAGAGGAAAAGCTACTGAGTGAACAAGATGATTTAACAGGTCATTTTCATCTTCAGTTTGTCTGATTCTATGATCCTCAACCTATTGGTATCATGGTACTTTTTGACAGTATTTTCGTTGCCCGCACAACAATCTAAAGTTTGTTTCCACACAAGTCACAATACTGATATTGAATAGTAGCTTTTCCCATCATCTCATAAGAAATTTTCTTAAAACCAATGCATTAGGTTCTCTGGTGAGAACAAAACCATTGATGCTCAGATCCCAAGCAACATGAGAGGGAAGATCATTAAGAAGAAACATGTGAAAGTGTACTCCAAATAGTACCGTTCTAAGTTTTGGAAGGCAAACTAGTTAGTATTCCTTTTGGTAATAAATTAGACAGAATccaagaaaaatgttaaataaaagctTCACTGTTAGAAATCCTGCATATTTACATTCACCACTGTATGAAAGAGAGAAAGTTACTCTAACAATATGTGATCAAAGTTACATGAATTTACGTTTTACAATTACCGTCGAGCCTCACtcttttccaggagctgcttTGTTTTTTCATCATCTGCCAATCCATCACCAGCTGACTTACCATTCTTTCCTATGAAAAGAAACAGTTGTAAAACAACAACATCAGCTGCTTTGAAATGTCCATTTTCttgaatacaaaatatttttatccaTACTCATTTTTTCCCGCCCtccacattttattattttagaagTGGCATgaacaaactttatcagtaaccTCTGCAATGTTAAAGCAGAATAATATTACACCTCTACAGAATGTGTAACAATCTGATATGCCAATTTCTTGATATAACAGCATGAGGTCAGAGTATGAGTGATGAAGTTATTGCTTTTTGGTATCTGTTGGAGATGGAAGTGAATGTCTTATGGAACACACTACTGACAGTGCTGAAGGTGACAATGAATGCTAGAGACTTCTCTCAGTTTGTAAGTCAAAACTGAAACTAGGCAACAATTTTATTCCAGTTCAAGAAGTTATTCTAACCTTAAGTATTATGAATTACTACTATCTGGTCTGGAACCTAGATCTAGTGATAAAGAACAGCACCAGACTAGTGCTCCACTAGTGCTGCCTTCTGTTACTGTTGAGTGCTTACTGTATCTGTGTCCACCAATGTCAATTGTTCCTGGTCTGATCTCCTTTTATGCTAATAGAGAATTGCTTGATTGTGCTGGAAAGCATCTTATACTTGGGATATTCACTTGTATCTTGatctgtatacacacacacacacacacacacacactctcttccctcctctcaaCTTCTGTTGAGGAAGTACAAAAGCTTCAGTTgctgaaaatttattttaaaaaaaaattcatactaACTTGATAGCAGCTGAACATAAGCAGATTCATTTTTCAGATCCTCTTGCCTATGTTTCAAGCGTGTTACAGCTTGTTGTTGAAGTAGCATCTGCATAGCTGACTCCAGTTCATTAATATGAAGTAGCTGCAATATATTCAACAGATTTTAATTCTAGCAGTTAAcagaaaatgtaataagaaaagctgAAAGTAAAAATGTGCAAAAGCAAAAGTAGTTTCCCcaattatttttatacataatgatgaaaaactggaaaaaataatgtaTACAGTTAAAGTAATAAGTTCCCATTCCTTTTGATTAGACCAGTGGTttccaacctttttggctggcggaagccagccgaaggaccactgtggcAGTGGGAcacccgccaaaatgccaccgaattttggcggcatttcagtggcaacgcctctcgataacgttgcttgccgtcgacaagcaacatcatcgagaggcatctcCGCCGAAATTtgggagcgacgcctctcgatgatgtcacttgtcaatGGCAAGTGGCCTCATTGAGAGGCATCACTGCCGAAATTTGGGAAAGGCATCGACGCggcatttcagtgggtgctctcccgggggccaggatgTGGGCATATTAAGATGCTctcgtgggcgccatggcacccgcgggcaccatgttggggacccctggattAGACCTTTCAGGCTTAGTTCATTATAAGCGGAGAAGTATCATCTATTGAGATGTGTGAAGGAAAAAACAGAATACGTAGAATGATAGGTAATGTGTTCAGTTTGCAAGTAAAAAATACGCTTTTTTCTAACTGCCGTCCCTACAAGCTCTATAGAGTCTCTGGGAATCAAGCTGCTGTCTTCCATGCTTTTCACACATCACCACCAGTAATAAAACTTCAGCAGGCCAAAATTTCACCCTCAGTTATACCTATATTACACCTCACTGTCTTCAAATTAGGCTATCAGATACCTTTGCAATCTCAATGCATTCAGTAGGCTTACATGGGAGTAACTGTTTGAACTTAGGAAGCAATTTTGTTCATGATGAACAAGATGGAATATATACCAAATCAACCTTAGCTATGTTGGGCTTTGCAGGGATAGAAGGAATAAAAGCagtaaaatcttatttttgtcaTTTAAGTAAATATGACTTGACTTAGAACATCCATCCACAAGGAACTAAGGTGAAATACGGTTCCATTAacacagtcacttttcagggCAAAAATTAAACAGAACATGGATACTCCTACCTGAATTACCTCTACTAGAGATCTTGAAATCCACTGGCTTTTACAAATCCATCCAACCATGTTAAAAAAGTGTGGCTCGCTGGTTCATTTCAGGTGAGCTTTACAGGCCCAAGTTACATTCTGAGCTAATTAAAAATCATCAGTAGTCTAAACTAACTCAGCTGTTCCAGTACTAGGAAGATAGAGAACTGTCCTATCAAGAGAAATTAGAGAACTCTCTCATCCAAAAGTTTTCAGCAAGACTGTTGTTGGAGCATTTAATTAACATGGCCTCATATTCCTTTTACAGTTTACTTAatcctttaaaataaagttgtgaaatggacaaataatttttttttgacatttaagATATTGGAATGAATACCTTGCTCATTTTAATGAGCAACCAGCAGTTATTCTCCCTCTTTCTGATATTTAAATAGAGGTTTCAAAGGTAACACCCAAGCTCTAAATACAGTAATGCAGACCACATAGCAGTATCCACCCAGAACATAATGGCAGTGTGTTCTTTACCTCACCCAGATTGTAAGACGCTTTGCTTGCCCTCCCCCTTCGTTTAAATGCACATGGTGGTTATGATGGGAAGGTTACAGCAAATAGGTGTGCTTCAGCTAGTTAGATATAGCACAGACAGGTGGTGTAAAAgaatccccccgcccccctcccccaccccagttctgcTAATCCATCTCAATCTAAAAACTTGAAATCCTCACCCCGTCCATTCTATAATATTAACTATATTTCTTTGGAACTTTTGAGATGCACACAACTGAGGATTTAGATGAGACCTTCAATTTAATTTTCACTTTTGACCTAAGACAGCATAATTTATAACTCTAATGTGTGTGTCCACATATCCTTATTCTAgttcaatgtttttattttgaaaaaatctggTTGTTGGCAGAGCAATACAATATCTAAAATTATACTCAAGCCATCTGTCATATACCAAAGCTGCCCAATATAGTGATGACACAGGAAGAGAACatttaaaagagattttttttaaaaaagtagtttttAGGGTGTTGTTAACAGCAAATTCCCTCTGACAATACTTGGATTTTACAATCACCACCGTAGTTTTACTGTCCCCCCACAAAGAAGACGaattgaaaagaagaaaattaagtaTTTTCTTTAGTCTTGTTAAACAGTCTTAAGCATTACATAAAAGATAGCCTTCTGACAGAAATGCTTTTAAATTTATGGTGTCCCTTTAATATTGTTTCCCCATACTTGGTGGCAACAAAATGTTAACTTCGAGAGGAAGGTGACTATTCTATTGGCTGAATATCACCAACCTcatttcatccttttttttttttttttttttttaagagttggTACCTTTTCATTCAAACAGTCTATAAGGCTTTCCATGTAAGTTTTCATAGACCGGTAGAATTTGTAATTCAGAGCTGCATTTGAAGACCTCTCTAACTCCTGGATGGTACTCTTTGAGCTTTCAACGTCATGTGTATATTTTTCATGCTCCCTCTGGTGAGCACGATGAAGGTCCTGTAACGATGTTattctgaaaaaaacccaaacatctgTAAACAACTTAACAAAAACTGCTTGCAAACAAGTTAAGCCATCTTAAGTTTTTCTCAATCATTTTAtgatattgcctctgtataaatccatggtatgcccacatcttaaatactgtatgcagatgtggctgcctcatctcaaaaagagatatattggaattggaaaaggttcagaaaaagggcaacgaaaacgattaggggtatggaacaactgccatatgaggagagattaataaaactgactttttagctttgaaaaaaagatgactaaagGTGGACATGACTGAGATCTGTAACATCATGACTGATGTGAGGAAAGtatataaggaagtgttatttactccttctcataacataagaactaggggtcaccaaatgaaattaataggcagcaggtttaagacaaacaaaagaagtatttcttcacacaatgcacagtctacctgtggaactccctgctacAGGATGTtatgaaagccaagactataacagggttcaaaaaagaactagataagttcatggaggataggtgcatcaatgACTaatagccaggatgagcagggatggtgtccccagcctctgtttgccagaaactgggaatggtcAATGGGATatatcacttgataattacctgttctgttcattctctctgggacacctggcattggctactgtcggaagacaggatactgggctagacaaatctttggtctgacccatgtTCTTATGTAGCAAGCCTAGTTCTAGGTTAGTAATAAAATAGTACTTACTTCCATTAGCCCCACTCAATTTAAAAGTCTACTAAGAATTAATCATGCCAGCATTTGTGGGGCATGGACTGGCCTTTCCACTGTTCTTCAatatcagctttcatttacaCGGATGGTGCTTAGATGCCAATGATGATACTTTAATATCAACAGTGTTGACTATTTCACTGTTCATCTGGtcatgtaagaaaggagaggCCTGATATTCTAAAAATCTGTACAATACACTCTGACTGCTCATTTTGGACAGACTTTTAGCACTGCAAGGCAGGATTGAATGTGGGCTGTAAGTTTGTCTCATTTTCCTGAAGTGGGATTCAGCTTCCAACTTTGAAAAATTAAGCAATACGTCAAAAAATGAGTCATTATGATTGAGTAGCTGGTCAAATCAAACTAAAAGGAAAAACACAATACAATCACAATTCAAAAAATCATGTTCAAGTCAGCCTTCTGCAATTATGcatattttaaacacattatggtcaaattaaattattttcttatcCCGGCTGACTTGCAAGTAGGTGACCCAATTTTTTATGTTCCTAATATCCTCACTCTCTTTTCTGAATTTGATTCTATATTCAAGTGAACCTAGAATTTAACTAATCTTCTCCAGGAAAGTaggcaaaaaaaaatgttaactgcTGCAAAATTCTTTAAGCTAATTTAGCTATAATTCTTAAGCTGATGTCAGTAGAGATCTGCATAGGTGCATGGGTCTCTCCATGTATAAAAGTTTCCACAGGACAAGGGCCTAAAATTAATGTTAAGATTTCAGCTTTGTGCTGTTTGCTTAATCACTCACACTGCATTACCACCAGTTTCAGCAACAGTGGGCGGAGCTAGCAGAAAAGAGCAGAAAGCATTTTAATCAACATCTCATCAAGCCTTCTCACAGCATGTTCACATGGCTTTGGGGTGAAAACACCATTGATTAGTCTACATTAGTACTCTATCCCATGGCTCTGCACTAGGGGTAGGACAACGGAAGAGACTTGAACAAAAAGCTCCACATAGACATTGCCACAATGTTTActaccaagcaaaacaaaaatcttagTATTTTTTTGGATATAGCAGCAAGTACATTACACATAAAATAATAATGCTAAAATCCTCCAGTACGTGGAAGAAACAGTCAAACAGCAGTGGCAGAATGAGATACACTGGTTCATAAAAGACATTAACACAACACTGTAACATAGGATGTTCAAAACTTATGTTTCTCACCAGCAACACTTACCTTGTATTCAGACGCTTCTTTACAATTTCCAGGTTCACAGGTGGCAGTGAAACAGAGGGATCAAACTTTATTTTCATGGGTCGAGATTTATGTAGAGAAGTGTCTACGTTAATGCCCTGTGAGAATTAGCAACGTTAATTTTTATGAACTTGTTTTCCTCTGGAACTGTAAGCTTTAGCAGGCCCAGTGATTAAAATATACAGCAAGTTGTTGTTACTGTACATAATGTAATACAAATTTATAAAAAATTAGATGTTTCCAGTGCAAAATGTATATACAGATAAAGCTGATTATCCAGACATTTCTTAGTCCGAGCTACACATTTTGCCTCTATTCATGAACTGATAAATCCCAACAATTTCCAGGATTATACagaaaatttccatcctgaaaactgAGACCTggtatataatattttttaatatgttttaaacCCGTCTTTACAGTCAACACTAAATATGCTctcattttttctttatattttgttttagaaCCACGTTGTTATATGTAAGATTTCTGGGAATAATTCAAGATCTCTTCATGAGGTTTAAACAGTTAACAACACGGACGGGCTACAGTTTTTATAAGCATTAAGCAACAGACTGCAGATATAATAGGTATTTActgtaaagtaaaaataaattaagtaaaCTCTACATTTTGTGACAATAGGCCAATATATGACAGGTTCCACAATCTGAAAGTATAAATTGCAAGTAATTGTGACAAAAGAAGGATTTCAGCCAATCACTGCTTAGAAAAGctttcagccaatcacagctctgagcagggattggactagatgacctcctgaggtatattccaaccctaatattctatgaaaagaTGTTCTGCATTCTAGGTCAACTTcagtttctaaactgatttaaGGTCTGGTCAATGTAGACAGTATCACACTAATCTAGTCTTGAAGTGACAAAGTCATGCATAATGGCAACAAACTCTGCATCTGAAAGAAATGGTTGTAATTTCCTGGccagacagaggaaaaaaatgccTTCCCAGAAACAACTTActtaagaacagctgtactgggtcagaccaaaggtccatctagcccagtatcctgtctaccgacagtggccaatgccaggtgctccagagggaatgaacctaacaggtaatgatcaagtgatctctctcctgacatccatctccaccctctgacaaacaaggctagggacaccattccttacccatcctggctaatagccattaatgcacttaacttccatgaatttatccagttctcttttaaacgctgtttagtcctagccttcacaacctcttcaggcaaggagttccacaagttgactgtgtgctgtgtgaagaacttccttttatatgttttaaacctgctgcctattaatttcatttggtggcttctagttcttgtattatgagaataagtaaataacttttccttatctactttctccacatcactcatgattttatatacctctatcatatccctccttactctctttttcaagctgaaaagtcctagcctctttaatctctcctcccaTGGgatccgttccaaacccctaatcatttgagttgcccttctctgaaccttttctagtgccagtatatctattttgagatgagaccacatctgtacgcagtattcaagatgtgggtgtaccattgatttatataagggcaataagatattctccgtcttattctctatcccctttttactgattcctaacatcctgtttgcttttttgactgccgtcgcacactgtgtggacatcttcagagaactatccatgatgaccaAGATCTAATAGGAGCTGGGTATCCAATAATACCAAATTGTAAACGTATAGTGGGAAGATAAAACCCAGCATCCCTTCAGTCATATCCAGATTGAGCTTTAGACAGTTGGTTTCTCTTACCTGCCTCAATCTCACCTCAATTAGCTAAAGGAGCACTTATTTGGTCATCAGCACATTGAAAATGCCACAGTTCATACTCTCTTACAAAGCCTCCCAAATGCCCATGTATACACTGAACAGGAAGGGAAACAAGATGGAACCCCATTGAACGCCACAGGAAAGTGCCTTTAGAAAGGTTAAATAACCAATCTAGTACCGGGGGGCAGTGGGCACAGGCTCAGAGGAGAATCTttgtgggcaggggagagggggcacaGTAAGTGCTATGATAGTGTCTCTTCCCCCATTTAACACTTCTTCCCTTCCCTTGTTGATAGTTTATTAGTATAGCTTTTAGAGGATGGAAGTTTTGGTTTGTAAgtacttttgtttttaagttcCTTTGCATCACAGCACATACTTTAGCTCAAAGTTTCATTCTCAGACTTATAGCTGATTCAGATTCTTTGCCTTTCCAAAAAGTCTCCCTCTGCACTGAATGGTGTGGGTAATACACCTTTCCTTTGAGGCTAATGACAATGTTGTTCATCTGATCAGCTagcaatgagaaactgctgatctGCATTGCCACAGTCTTCCTCTAGTTCTATTCTCCTCCCACCTAATGAATTATCATGTCCAATGACCAAGGAAGAAAGAGGTCTAATATCGCTCCTAAAACAAAACTATCTTGCATAGCAGCAAAAAGCAGtgagaatgaaagaaaaagcaCATCACCTGTGGGAGTCTGACTGCTTTCTTTAGTTGCTGTTCTTCCCACATGTTTTGTATTTCATCATCTTCACTTGCTCCATCACTCTTGGGTACTGGGAGTAAAAGTAAGAGTAATGATATAACCAATACCAGTTTTTCTCTCTATCTATCCTTTCTGAACTCCCACCACCATCCCCAAAAATATTTGCCGCTGTGCCTACTAGTATTACTGAGAAAATGGGACAGGCAGAAAGAACATCACAGCTGGGATTCTCAA from Chelonoidis abingdonii isolate Lonesome George chromosome 3, CheloAbing_2.0, whole genome shotgun sequence includes the following:
- the GCFC2 gene encoding intron Large complex component GCFC2 isoform X6, with translation MWEEQQLKKAVRLPQGINVDTSLHKSRPMKIKFDPSVSLPPVNLEIVKKRLNTRITSLQDLHRAHQREHEKYTHDVESSKSTIQELERSSNAALNYKFYRSMKTYMESLIDCLNEKLLHINELESAMQMLLQQQAVTRLKHRQEDLKNESAYVQLLSRKNGKSAGDGLADDEKTKQLLEKSEARRTCRRQARESLGKSDHHEGMSSDDELSAAEKTDFQKNKGDILQESKKICEDVHADFCNIRNILLKFQQWRQKFPDTYYDAYISLCLPKLLSPLIRIQLIGWNPLEQNFIGLNEMPWFRAIEEFTDAKNMPQSKRNDDPDQTILPTIIEKTILPKITGFVEHVWDPLSTSQTVSLVQLCKNIFEEHSLSKNESSKAKEDLVNSIVSRMKKSIEEDVFIPLYPKNAVEDRISPQSKFQERQFWSAVKLLSNILLWDGIILEGTLHELGLGKLLNRYLLLILLNAPPGPDNVEKCNKVVACLPERWFKELKSGSTLPQLANFSQHLLQSAHTLYKNNCSDETRDLILLLVKVNALHVAEDFIEEYKLEHLKSIVGK